From a region of the Labrus mixtus chromosome 5, fLabMix1.1, whole genome shotgun sequence genome:
- the LOC132974645 gene encoding mothers against decapentaplegic homolog 4: MSITNTPTSNDACLSIVHSLMCHRQGGESETFAKRAIESLVKKLKEKKDELDSLITAITTNGAHPSKCVTIQRTLDGRLQVAGRKGFPHVIYARLWRWPDLHKNELKHVKYCQFAFDLKCDNVCVNPYHYERVVSPGIDLSGLTLTPSGPSSGLIKDEYDFDGPQSLPSLDGGHSLQTIQHPPSGSRPAPSEAFATPNLLTPAEASTSASTSSFPAIAAGSGSASSTWSRNSSFTPNLPHHTNGHLQHHPPMPHPTHYWPVHNELAFQPPISNHPAPDYWCSIAYFEMDVQVGETFKVPSSCPIVTVDGYVDPSGGDRFCLGQLSNVHRTEAIERARLHIGKGVQLECKGEGDVWVRCLSDHAVFVQSYYLDREAGRAPGDAVHKIYPSAYIKVFDLRQCHRQMQQQAATAQAAAAAQAAAVAGNIPGPGSVGGIAPAISLSAAAGIGVDDLRRLCILRMSFVKGWGPDYPRQSIKETPCWIEIHLHRALQLLDEVLHTMPIADPQPLD, encoded by the exons ATGTCCATCACCAACACACCTACCAGCAACGATGCCTGTCTGAGCATTGTGCACAGCCTCATGTGTCACAGACAGGGTGGTGAGAGTGAGACCTTTGCCAAGCGGGCCATCGAGAGCTTGGTGAAAAagctgaaggagaagaaggatgAGCTTGACTCCCTGATCACAGCCATCACCACCAATGGGGCCCATCCCAGCAAGTGTGTGACCATCCAGAGGACACTGGATGGACGGCTGCAG GTTGCAGGCCGTAAAGGGTTTCCTCATGTCATCTATGCCCGGTTGTGGCGCTGGCCTGACCTGCATAAGAATGAACTGAAGCACGTGAAATACTGCCAGTTTGCCTTCGACCTAAAGTGTGATAACGTGTGTGTGAACCCCTATCACTATGAGAGAGTGGTGTCTCCTGGCATAG ACTTATCAGGACTGACACTGACCCCGTCTGGACCCAGCTCAGGACTGATAAAGGATGAGTATGATTTTGATGGACCTCAAAGTCTACCCTCCCTTGATGGAGGACACTCCCTCCAGACCATCCAGCATCCCCCATCAGGCAGCCGCCCGGCCCCTTCTGAAGCATTTGCAACCCCGAACCTGCTCACACCTGCTGAGGCTTCCACCTCTGCCTCGACGTCGTCTTTCCCCGCCATCGCTGCTGGATCAGGCA GTGCCAGCTCAACCTGGTCCAGGAACAGCAGCTTCACCCCTAACTTACCCCACCACACCAACGGTCATCTGCAGCACCACCCACCCATGCCACACCCGACACACTACT ggCCGGTGCATAATGAGCTCGCTTTTCAGCCACCCATATCCAATCACCCAG CTCCTGACTACTGGTGCTCCATTGCCTACTTTGAGATGGATGTGCAAGTCGGCGAGACGTTTAAGGTGCCCTCCTCCTGCCCCATCGTGACGGTGGACGGCTATGTGGACCCCTCAGGAGGAGACCGGTTCTGTTTAGGCCAGCTAAGCAACGTCCATCGCACTGAGGCTATTGAAAGAGCGAG GCTTCACATTGGCAAAGGGGTTCAGCTGGAGTGTAAGGGCGAGGGAGACGTGTGGGTACGGTGCCTTAGTGACCACGCAGTGTTTGTTCAGAGTTACTACCTGGACAGAGAGGCAGGCCGAGCCCCTGGAGACGCCGTGCACAAAATCTACCCCAGCGCTTACATCAAG GTGTTTGACCTTCGTCAGTGTCACAGGCAGATGCAACAGCAGGCTGCCACGGCTcaggcagcagctgcagcccaAGCAGCTGCTGTGGCTGGGAATATACCTGGACCGGGATCAGTAGGAGGGATAGCTCCTGCTATAA GTTTGTCAGCAGCAGCTGGTATCGGGGTAGACGACCTCCGGAGGCTGTGTATTCTCAGGATGAGCTTTGTAAAGGGCTGGGGGCCAGACTACCCCCGCCAGAGCATCAAGGAGACCCCGTGCTGGATCGAGATCCATCTGCACagagctctgcagttactggACGAGGTTCTGCACACGATGCCCATAGCAGACCCTCAGCCTCTGGACTGA